CCATTGATGAACTGGTCTTCGTGGCCGCTCGGCGTGAAGGGTGCGATGGTTCAAGGATGTACTCCTGGAGCGCTGGGAGGGTGCGATAGCGGTCAATCGTAACCGCCGCAACGCGCCTCGCAACCATTTACAGAAGCTCGCGCACGACGCTACCCGTACTGAGCGCGAAGGGACGGCCCAGATGGTCGCGGATCTCGGCGTGGGGATCGATGCCCAGGCAATGGAACATCGTGGCATGAATATCCACAGGATCGATGGGGTGCGAGCTGGGAAAGGCCGCAATCTTGTCTGAGTTGCCGATCGCCTGTCCGCCGCGCACCCCGCCGCCGGCCAAGAGGACCGATTGGCACGAGCCCCAATGATCGCGCCCGGCCGCGGCGTTGATCTTGGGCGTGCGGCCGAACTCGCCCATGACCACGACCAGCGTTTCGTCGAGCGTACCGCGCGCAGCCAGATCATCGACGAGCGCCGACAATCCTTGGTCGAGCATCGGCAGTAGCTCATTCTGCAAACCTTCGAAATTCTTCGAGTGCGTGTCCCAGCCGTCGCAGACCGTCATTTCGTTGAAATGGATGGTGGTCATCGGCACGCCCGCCTCCGAGAGTCGCCGCGCGAGCAGCATGGCCCGGCCAAAGCGGTGATTGCCGTACGCTTCGCGCAATTGCGCGGGCTCGCCGTCGAGCGAGAAGGCGCTAGCTGCGTTCCCTTGCGCGCCGGAAAGAACCACGGCTTGATCGCGCAGCTCGAGATAGCCTTCGGCGCCGGTCACAACGGGGCGGCGCGATTCGACAAGCGACAACAGTCGAGCGCGGCGATCCAGTCGCTCGGCGGCCACGTCCTCGGGCCGGTGCAACGCGGGCACGGCATCCGCGGCGCCCGGATCACCATCGACGCACAAGGGATCGAATAGCGGTCCCAGGAAGCCCGCGCCGCCGCCGCGCAGCGCCGGTCGGGCGCGTTTGAATTCGCCCGACGTGCTGCTGCGCACCGCCAGTTGCGGAATGGCGACGTAACCGGGCAATTGCGCTTGCCGATCGCGCGGTCCGCGCTCCGCGCGCTGCGCCGCGACGATCGCGGCCAGGTGCGGGAAGTCGCTGCGCTGCGGCGGCCGCACGTCGTTATCCATCTCAGGCCGCTCGACTTCACGCCCGGTGAGCGTGTAGTAGATCATCGGCGTGTGATTGTGGTTGTGATGGCTCACCGAGCGCAGAAGCGCAAAATTCTTCGACCGCTGAGCCAGCCGGGGCATGTGCTCGCAGATCGACAAGCCGGGCGTTGCCGTGGCAATGGGTTCAAATGGCCCGCGGATTTCGGCCGGCGCCGCGGGCTTGAGATCCCACATGTCGATGTGCGACGGCCCGCCCAGCAGATAGACGAGGATGCACGAACGAGCGCGACCGAGCTGCGCAGGCGCTTGGCTACCGCGCACGAATTGCGGCGCCGCGCCGCTGGCGAGCGCCAGCCCACCGCCGATGCGCAAGAAGCTACGGCGGTTGATCGGCCCATCGATGCGCGGCGAAAGTCGTGGCATAAGGCGTCTGTTTCTTCTCGGCAATCATGGCAAAGGGTTTGGCACGGCCGTCGGTTTTACGCCGTCGGTCGCCACTTCTTTTGACTGCACCGTCGCATCCGCTTTCTCTTTCGCAGCGTCCATCGCACGCTGTTCTGAGTCAGTAATGATTAGAAACGAACCGACGAGAAACACAACCGTGACCAATGTTTGGCCGGCAAGCCACGCCAGACGCGGGCTGCGCGGGCCACCACCGCATTTCGCGTACAAAGGCCCCTGCAACGGAAAGTTACTAAGTTCGAGTTTCGCAGTT
This sequence is a window from Pirellulales bacterium. Protein-coding genes within it:
- a CDS encoding DUF1501 domain-containing protein — encoded protein: MPRLSPRIDGPINRRSFLRIGGGLALASGAAPQFVRGSQAPAQLGRARSCILVYLLGGPSHIDMWDLKPAAPAEIRGPFEPIATATPGLSICEHMPRLAQRSKNFALLRSVSHHNHNHTPMIYYTLTGREVERPEMDNDVRPPQRSDFPHLAAIVAAQRAERGPRDRQAQLPGYVAIPQLAVRSSTSGEFKRARPALRGGGAGFLGPLFDPLCVDGDPGAADAVPALHRPEDVAAERLDRRARLLSLVESRRPVVTGAEGYLELRDQAVVLSGAQGNAASAFSLDGEPAQLREAYGNHRFGRAMLLARRLSEAGVPMTTIHFNEMTVCDGWDTHSKNFEGLQNELLPMLDQGLSALVDDLAARGTLDETLVVVMGEFGRTPKINAAAGRDHWGSCQSVLLAGGGVRGGQAIGNSDKIAAFPSSHPIDPVDIHATMFHCLGIDPHAEIRDHLGRPFALSTGSVVRELL